The DNA region TGTCGTGCATGCTGAGAACATATGGTCTTTTAGCTGGCTTAGTGTTCTAATAATTGGTTTTCTATACATTATGTCTGACTACATAGTCTACAGAAAACAAATTTCTAGTCTAGAAAAAGATATTCATCTTCTGGCCGCAGGCTTCTTGCTAACGACTGTAGTGTATCTATCTGTATCAATTTGGTTCGGGCTCTGGAGCGTTACATGGCTTATATATGTTTTATATTTGGGGCTAGTTTCAATGGTGTTTTTTATTACAGAGAAAGGCAAGAAAAATATAAAAGGGAATAGAGAATCATGAGCGAGATTAGCATTTGCGTATTTGGCGATTCAATTGGCAAGGGCGTTGTATTGCATCCGGATCAGGGCCGGTATGAGCTAATCAAGATGAATGTGGGCAAGTTATTGGGAGTTCAAGAGCTTAAAGTGACCAACTACTCTAGGTTTGGCTGCACGGTCTCGAAGGGACTGTCAATTATCAAAAAACATGGCTGTGAGCTTGCCCGGTTCACCAGTGTATTTTTGGAACTGGGAGGCAATGATTGTGACTTTGCATGGAACGAAGTTGCCAAGGATCCCCAGAGGCAACATGCTCCCAAAACACCGCTATCAGAGTTTAAACGGTTGTATCGGCAGGTAATAGAGTTAATCCGTGATAATGGTGGCAATCCTGTTATTCTAACGCTACCACCCCTGGAGCCCTGGAGGTTTTTCGACTGGGTGTTTAGAGGTCTTGATAAGGATAACATTCTGAAATGGCTGGGCGATGTTGATATGATTTACCGGTGGCAAGAGTTATATAATGTTGAGGTCATGCTTTTGGCAGCGAAATTATCTGTGCCGATAATCGACATACGCAGTGCATTTTTGAAGTGCAAAAATTATAGCGATCTCTTATGCCCCGATGGTATTCATCCCAATAACGAGGGATACAATCTTATTTACAAAACCATTGCCGCTCAATATAAACTTGCCATATCTGTATAAGTGGCTGGTTGAAACATAAAAATTCTAACCCTGTTTAGATTGAGCTAAACGGGGTTTTGAGTTTAACGCGCACATAGTAGATCGCTAAATGGCTTCGAGGGAGTTGCTAAAGTCTTTTGTCCTCTGCTGCTCAGGGATAGCCCTGCAGAGGCACAAGTAAGAATGGAAGACCCTCATTTGCCCAGTATGGGCCGTGTTTCGTTAACTTTGTTCATA from Bacillota bacterium includes:
- a CDS encoding SGNH/GDSL hydrolase family protein encodes the protein MSEISICVFGDSIGKGVVLHPDQGRYELIKMNVGKLLGVQELKVTNYSRFGCTVSKGLSIIKKHGCELARFTSVFLELGGNDCDFAWNEVAKDPQRQHAPKTPLSEFKRLYRQVIELIRDNGGNPVILTLPPLEPWRFFDWVFRGLDKDNILKWLGDVDMIYRWQELYNVEVMLLAAKLSVPIIDIRSAFLKCKNYSDLLCPDGIHPNNEGYNLIYKTIAAQYKLAISV